The Corythoichthys intestinalis isolate RoL2023-P3 chromosome 1, ASM3026506v1, whole genome shotgun sequence genome has a segment encoding these proteins:
- the LOC130922893 gene encoding gastrula zinc finger protein XlCGF57.1-like: protein MRYPADVTIKELHPPKRDPRHVKKEESEMPYIKQEKPETPSIKEEKQEDQITKCQMTVSEKSEEDEGPIGKSGAVKPSSNGSFQHPTTKGEGQSQHDYLLAPLSHGDDVTSHSFDFNTDEEDKDFDQNALKSLNNSSLKSGTKAVGKPFPCSLCHKTYSQKHHVKRHMHTHTGEKPFGCTLCSKRFPDKGRLNRHTLAHTGEKPFPCSVCEKKYSGKNQLHRHMYTHTGEKPFLCASCGKRFIEKRDLNNHTRTHTGEKPFPCSVCDKRFSQKALLNSHFKTHTGEKPFPCSVCDKRFSRKPLLSRHMKSHTGEKHYACSVCDKRYFRNSHLINHTRTHTGEKPFQCTTCGKQFTDKEFLKKHTRKHTGEKPFVCTACGKRFTCKGSLNKHALSHTGERPFVCTSCGKRYLDKKDLSDHMRKHTGEKPYSCSVCDKRYFRKSQLIIHTRTHTGEKPFQCTSCGKHFTYRASLNKHIKRHTGEKPFVCTSCGKRFTEKGELHRHTLRHTGEKPFVCTSCGKRFLDKRDVSNHMRTHTGEKPFVCSFCDKRFCTTHDLTRHTRTHTGEKPFTCSRCYKRFCTRQTLTKHIRRHTACKGFSLHTLR from the exons atgagg TATCCCGCAGACGTCACTATTAAAGAGCTTCACCCTCCGAAGCGCGATCCCCGCCACGTTAAAAAGGAGGAGTCGGAGATGCCGTACATTAAACAGGAGAAGCCAGAGACCCCCagcattaaagaagaaaaacaggaaGATCAAATCACAAAGTGTCAAATGACTGTCAGTGAGAAAAGTGAAGAAGATGAAGGTCCAATCGGAAAGAGCGGAGCAGTGAAACCTTCAAGCAACGGCTCATTTCAACACCCGACAACAAAAGGAGAGGGACAATCGCAACATGACTATTTGTTAGCGCCGCTCTCACACGGTGACGACGTAACTTCACACTCTTTTGATTTTAACACTGATGAGGAGGATAAAgactttgaccaaaatgcttTAAAATCGTTAAACAATTCCTCATTGAAAAGTGGCACAAAAGCAGTTGGgaaaccttttccctgctcactTTGTCATAAAACATATTCTCAGAAACATCACGTAAAAAGACACAtgcatacacacactggagaaaagccttttggctGCACACTTTGTAGTAAACGATTCCCTGACAAAGGACGTTTAAACAGACACACATTGgcgcacactggagaaaagccttttccctgctcggtttgtgaaaaaaaatattctgggAAAAATCAATTACATAGACACATGTATACACACACAGGGGAGAAGCCTTTTCTCTGCGCgagttgtggtaaaagattcatcgAGAAAAGAGATTTAAAcaatcacacaagaacacacactggagagaagccctttccctgctcagtttgcgataaaagattctcTCAAAAAGCACTACTAAACTCTCACTTtaaaacacacactggagagaagccctttccctgctcagtttgcgataaaagattctcTCGGAAACCACTACTAAGCCGACACATGAAAtctcacactggagaaaagcattATGCGtgctcagtttgtgataaaagatacttcagaaattcacatttaatcaatcacacaagaacacatactggagagaagccttttcaaTGCACAACTTGTGGTAAACAATTCACTGATAAGgaatttttaaagaaacacaCAAGgaaacacactggagagaagccttttgtctgcacagctTGTGGTAAACGATTCACTTGTAAGGGATCTTTAAACAAACACGCACTCTCACACACGGGAGAAAGGCCCTTTGTCTGCACAAGTTGTGGTAAAAGATACCTCGATAAAAAAGATTTAAGCGATCACATGCGTAAAcatactggagagaagccttattcctgctcagtttgtgataaaAGATACTTCAGAAAGTCACAATTAAtcattcacacaagaacacacactggagagaagccttttcaaTGCACATCTTGTGGTAAACATTTCACTTATAGGGCATCTTTGAACAAACACATAAagagacacactggagagaagccttttgtctgcacatcttGTGGTAAACGATTCACTGAGAAGGGAGAGttacacagacacacactcaGACACacaggagaaaagccttttgtctgcacaagtTGTGGCAAAAGATTCCTCGATAAAAGAGATGTAAGCAATCAcatgcgtacacacactggagagaagccttttgtctgctctttctgcgataaaagattttgtacGACGCATGATTTAACAAGACAcacgcgtacacacactggagagaagccttttaccTGCTCTCGTTGCTATAAAAGATTTTGTACGAGGCAAACGTTAACAAAACACATACGTAGACACACCGCGTGCAAAGGCTTTTCTCTGCATACTTTGCGGTAA
- the LOC130928214 gene encoding gastrula zinc finger protein XlCGF57.1-like, protein MYPADVAIKELHPHDHDPLHVKQEESEMPYIKQEEKPETPSIKEEEQEDEIPEFPMTVIVKSENDEGPSEKSGAAKPSSDSSFQHLTTKEEGQWQHDGSLSPLSHSDDVTSQSSLFNTDEKDKDVDQNASKSLNKSSLKSGTKGVGRPFTCSLCDKTYSQKKHLQSHMYTHTGEKPFACSFCDKRFTGKSHLKNHTKTHTGEMPFQCTSCGKQFTSKGCLNQHTRIHTGEKSFVCTSCGKRFFDQAHLNRHTLTHTGEKPFVCTSCGKGFIEKRDFISHTRAHTGEKPFPCSLCNKRFSQKERLNSHLKTHTGERHFACSLCDKKYLRKSNLISHTRTHTGEKPFQCTSCGKRFTIKGCLDKHAKIHTGEKPFVCTSCGKRFTEKAHLNRHTLTHTGEKPFQCTSCGKKFIEKGDFINHTRTHTGEKPFACSFCDKRFCTTHELTRHMRTHTGEKPFACSRCYKRFCTKQKLTGHMRTHIG, encoded by the exons ATG TATCCGGCAGACGTCGCTATTAAAGAGCTTCACCCTCATGACCACGATCCCCTCCACGTTAAACAGGAGGAGTCTGAGATGCCGTACATTAAACAGGAGGAAAAGCCAGAGACCCCCAGcattaaagaagaagaacaggaaGATGAGATCCCCGAGTTTCCAATGACTGTCATTGTGAAGAGTGAAAACGACGAAGGTCCAAGCGAAAAGAGCGGAGCAGCGAAACCTTCGAGCGACAGCTCATTCCAACACCTGACAACAAAAGAAGAGGGACAATGGCAACATGACGGTTCGTTATCGCCACTCTCACACAGTGACGATGTAACTTCACAATCATCTCTTTTTAACACTGATGAGAAGGATAAAGACGTtgaccaaaatgcttcaaaatccttAAACAAGTCCTCATTGAAAAGCGGCACAAAAGGGGTTGGGAGACCTTTTACCTgttcactttgtgataaaacgTATTCTCAGAAAAAACACttacaaagccacatgtatacacacactggggagaagcctttcgcctgctcattttgtgataaAAGATTCACTGGGAagtcacatttaaaaaatcacacaaaaacacacactggagagatgcCTTTTCAATGCACATCTTGTGGTAAACAATTCACTAGTAAGGGATGTTTAAACCAACATACCAGgatacacactggagagaagtctTTCGTCTGCACATCTTGTGGTAAACGATTCTTTGATCAGGCACATTTAAacagacacacactcacacacactggagaaaagccttttgtctgcacaagtTGTGGTAAAGGATTCATTGAGAAAAGAGATTTTATCAGTCACACAAgagcacacactggagagaagccttttccctgctcactTTGCAATAAGCGATTCTCTCAGAAAGAACGACTGAACTCTCACTTgaaaacacacactggagagaggcATTTTGCGTGCTCATTGTGTGATAAAAAATACTTAAGAAAGTCAAATTTAATcagtcacacaagaacacacactggagagaagccttttcaaTGCACATCTTGTGGTAAACGATTTACCATTAAGGGATGTTTAGACAAACACGCAAAGATACACaccggagagaagccttttgtctgcacatcttGTGGTAAACGATTCACTGAGAAGGCACATTTAAacagacacacactcacacacactggagaaaagccttttcaatgcacatcttgtggtaaaaaattcaTCGAGAAAGGAGATTTTATCaaccacacaagaacacacactggagagaagccttttgcctgctctttctgcgataaaagattttgtacGACGCATGAGTTAACAAGACAcatgcgtacacacactggagagaagccttttgcctgctctcGTTGCTATAAAAGATTTTGTACGAAGCAAAAGTTAACAGGACACATGCGTACACACATCGGGTGA